From Paraglaciecola sp. L1A13:
ATCATCATTGATCTTGGTAAGGGTCGTCAATCGAAAACTGTTTAAGAATTTCGACTTCTAGGTCTTCCATCTCTTGTGCTTCATCATCCTTTATGTGGTCAAAGCCCAACAAATGCAAGGTTCCGTGCACTACCATATGGGCCCAATGATGATGTAACGCTTTGTTTTGGTCATTGGCTTCTTGTGACACTACACTAGCACAAATAATAAGATCGCCAAGTAAGTTCATACTAATACCAGCAGGTGCCTCAAAAGGGAACGACAATACATTGGTTGGTTTGTCTTTGCCCCGATAGGCCAAATTGAGCGCTTGGCTCTCTAGTACGTCAACAATGCGCACTGTCACTTCATTTTCAGGTATATTCTGCTGGGTGAACACGGCCT
This genomic window contains:
- the ybeY gene encoding rRNA maturation RNase YbeY, with translation MNALLDLQIASDAPNLPLADDVQSWLEAVFTQQNIPENEVTVRIVDVLESQALNLAYRGKDKPTNVLSFPFEAPAGISMNLLGDLIICASVVSQEANDQNKALHHHWAHMVVHGTLHLLGFDHIKDDEAQEMEDLEVEILKQFSIDDPYQDQ